AAAACTGCTCTACCAAGGATAATATAACAAGTTGGGATTGAAAAGATAGATCAAAACAGACCAAAAAAACTTCACAAAAATACGAAGCAAGCTTCAAGAAGATTTTACTGGATTCCTGTGTTTCCTCTGTTGCTTTTTTTCTTCTTTTGTGATATAGGAAGCAAGCGATCGCAAAAAGATGGGTGGGAAAACCACTGACCTAGCAACGCGATCGCCAAAATCACTGCCTTAGCTACCCGAAGATGGAAAATCCTCGATCGAGATATCCGTAGCATCTACCCCCGTAATACCAACCAGAGTTTGACCGTTTGCGGAAATTACCGTACCACCTGCCGCTTGGGTAATGACCAGCTGCGGGAAACTGAGATTTCCTCCCAGTGCCAGCGTATCCACACCATCTTCAAAATCTACCACAATATCGCTACCCGTCACCGCAGAGATGACAAACGTATCACCACCACTACCACCAAAAAGGCGATCGCTGCCAAGATTGCCATGGAGAACATCGCTACCATCGTTACCAATCAATAGATCGTCGTCTTGACCGCCATAAAGCGTATCGTTCCCCGCATTGCCGTAGAGACTATCGTCTCCCTGATTGCCAAAAGCCAGGTCGTTGCCTTCACCACCAACAATCAAATCCATACCATGTAACGTATTGGTGCCAGCATTATCGCCAACCAAAGTATCGTCGCCAGCTTCGCCAGCGATCGTATCGCTACCCAGGTCGCCGAAAGCCAAATCGTTACCAGTACCACCAGCAACCCAATCCTCCTGACGACCGCCGCGTAGGGTATCATTGTCTGCACCGCCATACAAACTATCGTCGCTTTCATTGCCTAACAACGCATCAAAACCGCGATCGCCAATCAAAACATCCGATCCATCAAAATTCC
This region of Geitlerinema sp. PCC 9228 genomic DNA includes:
- a CDS encoding calcium-binding protein — translated: MIGSELNNVLLGKPGNERLEGRQRNDFLLSGAGDDQLYGGEGDDSFRGGLDRDVAFGEQGHDLIFGDLGGDSLHGGPGNDTMVGNNGTPSGNFDGSDVLIGDRGFDALLGNESDDSLYGGADNDTLRGGRQEDWVAGGTGNDLAFGDLGSDTIAGEAGDDTLVGDNAGTNTLHGMDLIVGGEGNDLAFGNQGDDSLYGNAGNDTLYGGQDDDLLIGNDGSDVLHGNLGSDRLFGGSGGDTFVISAVTGSDIVVDFEDGVDTLALGGNLSFPQLVITQAAGGTVISANGQTLVGITGVDATDISIEDFPSSGS